The Siansivirga zeaxanthinifaciens CC-SAMT-1 region AGAGAGCATACGGTGCAACGTAAAGAGACTCTTTATAGCTTATCAAAAGAATATAACGTCTCTGAAGAAGATATTAAAAAGTATAATAATTCGCTTTATGCCAACCCACTGCGTAAAGGCGACGTTATTCAAATTCCCATATATAAAACGACCAAAACACTAACCGAAACGGCTACAACCAAACCTTATATTGTTTTACCAAAAGAGGGCAAATGGCGCGTGGCTTATAAATTTGGTATTTCTGTTGAAGAATTAGAAGCCTTAAATCCAAAAATGGGCGATACGTTGCAGGAAGGGCAACAAATAAATGTACCTTCAAACAAAGTTGCAAAAGTTGAAAAAATAGATGAAGCTTATAGCTATTATAAAGTTTTACCAAAAGAAGGTTTTTACAGACTTAAACTAAAGCTAGGCTTAGAGCAAGATGAATTAGAAGCTTTAAATCCAGATTTAAAAGAAACAGGATTAATAGAGGGAATGGTTTTAAAAGTACCTTTTTCAAAAAACACATCTACCGGAACTATTACTCCAGAAACTGAAAAAGTTACTTTATCAAATCGTTTGCTAAGTTCAGACACAAAACGCTTGGCTGTATTATTGCCTTTTAGATTAAATCGTGTTGATTTCGATTCAATTACAGATACGAAACAAAGCATAAAAAAAGACCCTTATTTAAATGCATCACTAGACTTTTATTCCGGAATATTATTTGCTTTAGATTCCCTTAAAAACATGGGTATTTCTGTAAAAGTGGATGTTTTTGATACCAAGCACGAAGTAAGCGAAGTTGGTAAAATAATTGAAAATAATAATTTCGAATCGTACGATGCTGTTATTGGCCCGTTAACAACTGAAACCTTCGAAAAAGCGGCATCTGAATTAAAAGCTTTAAATGTGCCAATTATTTCGCCCATTGGAACTAATTTGAAATTATACGATCATGTTTTCCAGTCCAGACCAGCAGACGATTTATTAAAAAGAAAGGTTATTAATTTTGTAAAATCAGACTCTTTAAAAAACAATATTGTTATTGTTTCAGATGCTAAAAACCAAAATATTGCCAACGAATTAAAGCGCGAGTTTAATTACTCTAGAATGGTGTTTTCTAAAAAAACAAAATCTGGGGCCGATGCTAATTATGTAAATGTTTCAGATTTAAAATCGGTTTTAAAACCAGGAAAAAACTATGTTTTTCTTGAAACCGAGAGTGAAGGTTTTGCATCGAATGTTACCAGCATATTGGCATCATTAACAAGACAGAAAGTTTCAGAAGATGACACCACAAGCTCTGAAGTGATATTAATTACAACCAATTTCAATGCAGCTTTTGAAGGTGATGAAATATCAAACGAGCATTTATCAAAATTACAATTTCATTTTTCAACAATTTCTAAAAGTTATAATGAAACAGATCATAGAGATTTCATAAAAAAATACGAAACACTTTATAATATTACTCCAGATAAACGTGCAGTTCGAGGTTTCGATTTAACCATGGATGTTATCTTGCGTTTAGCCACTTCAAACGATTTGTTTCTTTCAGTAAATCTGGCGCCAAGTACCGAGTATGTAGAAAATAAATTTGCATATAAAAAGGAAACGTTTGGTGGGTATTATAATACGGCTGTATATTTAGTGAAATATGAAAATTTAAATTTGGTTGAAGTAAAGCCTTAAATTTTCACTCTATGTTTACTAAATGATTCCATACAAACAATTTTTAATAGATTTAGCTCATACCAAAATGCCTTACGGCAAGTATAAAGATCGTTATTTAATAGATTTGCCAGAACATTACATTGTTTGGTATCACCAAAAAGGATTTCCAAAAGGAAAATTAGGCGATATGTTAACACAGGTTTACGAGTTAAAACTTAATGGTTTAGAGGGATTAATAAGAAATATAAAGCAAAAATATCCCAAGTAATTTTTCTGTTTTTCTAATTTTAATAGCTTTTTTTAAATTGTTAATAACCGTTATTAAATAACTAAAAAACTATTCGGGATTAACTATTTAAATTTCGTAAATTTGTCTGCGTTTATAAGCGCAACATGATAACGACAGCAAAATACATTTTTGTAACCGGCGGGGTTACATCATCATTAGGAAAAGGAATTATAGCAGCATCTTTAGCTAAGCTATTACAGTCTCAAGGTTACCGAGTAACAATTCAAAAATTAGACCCATACATTAACGTCGATCCAGGGACATTAAATCCATACGAACATGGAGAATGTTATGTTACCGAAGATGGCGCAGAAACCGATTTAGATTTAGGTCATTATGAGCGCTTTTTAAATGTGCCTACAAGTCAGGCTAATAATGTTACCACGGGTCGTATTTACCAAAGTGTGATTCAAAAAGAACGTCGTGGTGAGTTTTTAGGCAAAACGGTTCAAGTGGTGCCTCACATCACCGACGAAATTAAACATCGTATTCAACTTCTAGGAAAATCTGGAGATTACGATATTATTATTACAGAAATTGGTGGAACGGTTGGTGATATTGAATCGTTACCATACATAGAAGCTGTGCGTCAATTACGATGGGATTTGGGTGAACAAAACGGTATTGTTATTCATTTAACATTAGTGCCTTATTTGGCAGCTGCCGGTGAATTAAAAACAAAACCTACGCAACACAGTGTTAAAACATTAATGGAAAGTGGGGTTCAGGCAGATATATTGGTTTGTAGAACCGAACATCATTTACCAATCGAATTACGCCGAAAATTAGCATTATTCTGCAATGTTAGAGAAGAAGCCGTTATACAATCTATTGATGCTTCAACAATTTACGACGTTCCTAACTTAATGCTAAAAGAAGGTTTAGATACGGTTGTACTTAAAAAATTAGGACTGGAAAGTTCTACACCAGACATTACAAAATGGAATCAGTTCTTAGCGCGTCATAAAAACCCTAAAACAGAAATAACCATCGGTTTAATTGGGAAATATGTTGAGTTACAAGATTCTTACAAGTCTATTTTAGAAGCTTTTATACACGCTGGAGCCGAAAACGAGGTTAAAGTAAACATAGAGTCTGTTCATTCAGAATATATCAACAAAGAAAATGTAAAACTAAAATTAGGGCATTTAGATGGTATTTTAGTTGCTCCTGGTTTTGGTGAGCGTGGTATCGAAGGTAAAATTGATGCCGTGCAATATGTGCGTGAAAATAATGTGCCTTACTTTGGTATTTGCCTAGGTATGCAAATGGCAGTTATTGAATTTGCAAGAAATGTTTTAGGTTTAAAAGATGCCGATTCTACAGAAATGAATCCAAAAACTACCAATCCTGTTATCGATTTAATGGAAGATCAAAAAGGTATTACCGAAAAAGGCGGTACCATGCGTCTTGGGGCTTGGGATTGTGAGTTAAAAATAGGAAGCGTTGTGCGTGATATTTATAAAGCCGAAAATATTAAAGAGCGTCACAGACACCGTTACGAATTTAATGGCAGTTACAAACAGGCTATGGAAGATGCCGGAATGAAAGCTACTGGGTTAAATCCAGATACCGGATTGGTTGAAATTATTGAGTTACCAAACCATCCTTGGTTTGTTGGTGTGCAATATCACCCAGAATATAAAAGTACTGTAGCCAATCCGCATCCACTATTTGTAGGGTTTGTTAAAGCTGCTTTAAACTACAAGAAAAAGAATGCAGGTGTCAGAATGGCACAAAATTAATATTGGATTACTTTTTGACAAAGAGTTTTGTATTCCCGTGTAAAAACGGGAATCTTTTTAATAGATACTAAAGAATACATGGAAGAAAAAAAATTAGATGTTAATTCGGTTGTAGGTTTTATACTTATTTTCGGAATATTAATGTACATGCTTTGGCAAAACCAACCAACGCCAGAAGAACTCGAAGCACAGGAAAAAGCAAAACAAGAACAAATAGCTTCAGAAAAGAAAGCTAAAGCACAAGAAGAAACTCTGGTTACTACCGCAGAAGATTATTCAATTACTACCGCTTCAGATTCCTTAAAATTACTTCAATTAAAAGACAAAATGGGTGCTTTTGCTTATTCAGCAACGAAAGCATCAAAAGGGGAGACTTTGGTTGAGAGTGACTTATTAGCATTAAAATTTAATAATAAAGGTGGATACCTTTCAGAAGTAAAACTTAAAAAGTTTGTTGATTTCAAATCGGATCCTATCTATTTAATTAAAGACAATAATGCTAATTTCAATATTAATTTTGGAACTAAAGATAACCGCATTTTAAACACCAAAGATTTATTTTTTGAACCTACCGTTACCAAAAATGGCGCTGTTACTGTAGTATCTATGAAGCTTAAGGTATCTGAATCGAAGTTTTTAGAATACCGTTATGAAATAAAAGATGGCGATTACATGATGGGGTTCACCATTCGCTCTCAAGGGTTGAGTGATGTTTTAAATGCCTCGCAAGATGTTAATTTAGATTGGAATTTAAAAACATACCGTCACGCAAAAAGTATTAAATATGAAAATCGTTACACCGAAGTTGTTTTCGAATACGAAGGTGGAAAAGACGATTATTTAAGTCAGCGTGAAGAAACTGAAGATACCGCAGAAGAATTAACCTACGTGGCTTTTAAACAACACTTCTTTACTTCGGTTTTATTATCGGATACACCTTTTAAAACGGCACAATTAGCTTCAGAAAATCTTGTAAAAAACGAAGATATTGATACTGTTTATACCAAGGCATTCTCTGTAAAATTACCTATGGAATTTAAAGGCGGAGAATTAAGCCAGTCGATGGATTGGTATTACGGTCCAACAGATTATAAAATTTTAGATAAATACGATAGAAATTTAGATGAAATCGTTCCATTAGGTTGGGGTATTTTTGGTTGGATTAACAGGTATTTGTTTATTCCGTTTTTTGCCTTCTTAGGCGGGTTTTTACCTTACGGAATTGCCATTATTGTTATGACTATTTCTATCAAGTTGTTAATGTCTTTTGTACAATACAAACAATTTTTATCTCAGGCTAAAATGAAAATATTAAAGCCCGAGTTAGACGAAATTCGTGAGAAGTATAAAGACAACAAAATGAAAGCGCAGCAAGAAACGCTTGCACTGCAAACTAAAGCCGGCGCAAGCCCCATGGCTGGTTGTTTACCTGCATTAATTCAGTTACCTGTGTTTTATGCTTTGTTTCAATTTTTCCCTTCGGCATTCGATTTACGTCAAAAAAGTTTCCTTTGGGTAGAAGATTTATCATCGTACGATACGATTGCAGAATTGCCATTTAAAATACCATTTTACGGCGATCACGTAAGTTTATTTCCATTGTTGGCATCTATTGCTATTTTCTTCTATATGCGATTAACAACGGGACAACAAATGGCATCGCAACCAACGCAAGAAGGCATGCCAGACATGAGTAAAATGATGAAGTATATGATGTATTTCTCACCAATCATGATGTTGTTCTTCTTTAACAACTATGCTTCAGGTTTAAGTTTGTATTATTTTATATCAAACTTAATTAGTATCGGAATCATTTTAGTTATTAAAAACTTTATTCTAGATGAAGATAAAATTCATGCACAGCTTCAGGATAATAAAAAGAAACCTAAAAAAGAAAGCCGTTTTCAGCAAAAAATGAAAGAAATGATGGAGCAAGCTGAAAAACAAAAACAAGCTCAAAAACGTAAGTAATTACTATTTAATACTATTTAAAAGCTGTCATTAATTGAAATGACAGCTTTTTTGATTAATAAAATATAAGAATACAAAAGACGTTCTATTTATTAAATTAGAAAGATGAAAAATTTAAAGTTTATACTATTGATATTGTTTGTTTCCTTTCATGCTTTGGGTCAAGATATAAACCAATTCGATAGCAATGGGAAACGCCATGGTATCTGGAAAAAGAATTTTGATGATACCGATGCACTAAGATATGAGGGTGCTTTTAATCACGATAAAGAAGTTGGTTTGTTTAAGTTTTACGAAAACATAAATGGTAAATCGGTTTTAGCGGCAACCAAACAATTTAATGACGCTAATAATTTAGCCGAAGTAAAATTTTTTGCACCGTCGGGTAAAATTATTAGTGAAGGTACTATGGATGGTAGAGTGTATATTGGTACTTGGAAGTATTACCAAAAAACTAATAACGAACTATTAATTTTAGAACATTTTGATGCTAAAGGGAATTTAGAAGGCGAGCGGTTTGTTTATTATCCTAACGGACAAATCTCGGAAAAGCAGTTTTATAAAGATGGTAAGTTAGATGGTTTGGTAGTAGGTTATTCTGCCGACGGAAAAATAATTATGGAATCTCATTATAAGCTTGGTGAATTGCACGGTGTTCATAAAAACTATTTTTTAAATGGCGAATTAGAAATTTCTGGTCAATATAAAAATGGAATAAAAGAAGGTGTTTGGT contains the following coding sequences:
- a CDS encoding LysM peptidoglycan-binding domain-containing protein, coding for MIKYFSVLCLVLFCSFNTVNAQNFSTHQVKRGETLESISKQYYVTTSQILELNPDAKKALKPNTILIIPISKSTKPNETITNELDGFREHTVQRKETLYSLSKEYNVSEEDIKKYNNSLYANPLRKGDVIQIPIYKTTKTLTETATTKPYIVLPKEGKWRVAYKFGISVEELEALNPKMGDTLQEGQQINVPSNKVAKVEKIDEAYSYYKVLPKEGFYRLKLKLGLEQDELEALNPDLKETGLIEGMVLKVPFSKNTSTGTITPETEKVTLSNRLLSSDTKRLAVLLPFRLNRVDFDSITDTKQSIKKDPYLNASLDFYSGILFALDSLKNMGISVKVDVFDTKHEVSEVGKIIENNNFESYDAVIGPLTTETFEKAASELKALNVPIISPIGTNLKLYDHVFQSRPADDLLKRKVINFVKSDSLKNNIVIVSDAKNQNIANELKREFNYSRMVFSKKTKSGADANYVNVSDLKSVLKPGKNYVFLETESEGFASNVTSILASLTRQKVSEDDTTSSEVILITTNFNAAFEGDEISNEHLSKLQFHFSTISKSYNETDHRDFIKKYETLYNITPDKRAVRGFDLTMDVILRLATSNDLFLSVNLAPSTEYVENKFAYKKETFGGYYNTAVYLVKYENLNLVEVKP
- a CDS encoding DUF3820 family protein: MIPYKQFLIDLAHTKMPYGKYKDRYLIDLPEHYIVWYHQKGFPKGKLGDMLTQVYELKLNGLEGLIRNIKQKYPK
- a CDS encoding CTP synthase, coding for MITTAKYIFVTGGVTSSLGKGIIAASLAKLLQSQGYRVTIQKLDPYINVDPGTLNPYEHGECYVTEDGAETDLDLGHYERFLNVPTSQANNVTTGRIYQSVIQKERRGEFLGKTVQVVPHITDEIKHRIQLLGKSGDYDIIITEIGGTVGDIESLPYIEAVRQLRWDLGEQNGIVIHLTLVPYLAAAGELKTKPTQHSVKTLMESGVQADILVCRTEHHLPIELRRKLALFCNVREEAVIQSIDASTIYDVPNLMLKEGLDTVVLKKLGLESSTPDITKWNQFLARHKNPKTEITIGLIGKYVELQDSYKSILEAFIHAGAENEVKVNIESVHSEYINKENVKLKLGHLDGILVAPGFGERGIEGKIDAVQYVRENNVPYFGICLGMQMAVIEFARNVLGLKDADSTEMNPKTTNPVIDLMEDQKGITEKGGTMRLGAWDCELKIGSVVRDIYKAENIKERHRHRYEFNGSYKQAMEDAGMKATGLNPDTGLVEIIELPNHPWFVGVQYHPEYKSTVANPHPLFVGFVKAALNYKKKNAGVRMAQN
- the yidC gene encoding membrane protein insertase YidC, with product MEEKKLDVNSVVGFILIFGILMYMLWQNQPTPEELEAQEKAKQEQIASEKKAKAQEETLVTTAEDYSITTASDSLKLLQLKDKMGAFAYSATKASKGETLVESDLLALKFNNKGGYLSEVKLKKFVDFKSDPIYLIKDNNANFNINFGTKDNRILNTKDLFFEPTVTKNGAVTVVSMKLKVSESKFLEYRYEIKDGDYMMGFTIRSQGLSDVLNASQDVNLDWNLKTYRHAKSIKYENRYTEVVFEYEGGKDDYLSQREETEDTAEELTYVAFKQHFFTSVLLSDTPFKTAQLASENLVKNEDIDTVYTKAFSVKLPMEFKGGELSQSMDWYYGPTDYKILDKYDRNLDEIVPLGWGIFGWINRYLFIPFFAFLGGFLPYGIAIIVMTISIKLLMSFVQYKQFLSQAKMKILKPELDEIREKYKDNKMKAQQETLALQTKAGASPMAGCLPALIQLPVFYALFQFFPSAFDLRQKSFLWVEDLSSYDTIAELPFKIPFYGDHVSLFPLLASIAIFFYMRLTTGQQMASQPTQEGMPDMSKMMKYMMYFSPIMMLFFFNNYASGLSLYYFISNLISIGIILVIKNFILDEDKIHAQLQDNKKKPKKESRFQQKMKEMMEQAEKQKQAQKRK
- a CDS encoding toxin-antitoxin system YwqK family antitoxin — encoded protein: MKNLKFILLILFVSFHALGQDINQFDSNGKRHGIWKKNFDDTDALRYEGAFNHDKEVGLFKFYENINGKSVLAATKQFNDANNLAEVKFFAPSGKIISEGTMDGRVYIGTWKYYQKTNNELLILEHFDAKGNLEGERFVYYPNGQISEKQFYKDGKLDGLVVGYSADGKIIMESHYKLGELHGVHKNYFLNGELEISGQYKNGIKEGVWYFYDKDKTVQEKDFSNPKLKSNE